One part of the Mariniflexile litorale genome encodes these proteins:
- a CDS encoding cytochrome c peroxidase, with translation MKFLVKIFKKPLHFLMILGLFGFGFINQDNNTYISNDYNDYYKIFIESELKKLEQQIDILNTVVIDLESSQNSIKEVQEQCLNTRKAFKRIEGVLTYYFPEHINAYINGAPLDHVSPLSTSADFENGNYYLGSIENYKNSLPLDMLEAGHYSGEEFSILAPVGLQRIDELLFSEEAFNSKSELLKLTAKLKVSFEILQKTLILRKYYFNFEIIELSRLDLIRILSRGITGFDTPGSLNGIEEASASLYGLEEILKPLIHASSIHKVSLEKTFKDTQKFLKRHQDFDTLDRLVFIKSYLNPLYKELLLLQQELEIPTSAEKYNETPSWNALSDNIFADDFLNPYYYSQLKKKEDSPELRQLGERLFFDKNLSKNNTISCATCHDPNRAYSDGEKTSKSIVVGTRLSRNSPTLINSVFSDRYFYDLRAFDLEDQAEHVIDNHLEFNTSIIEVVKKLNIDKAYQNQFKDIYNSESINRYQFSSALASYIISLRSFNSDFDKYIRGESTILSSSAKRGFNLFMGKANCATCHFAPTFSGLVPPLFQENESEVLGVLQSPGSYTVDSDSGRIKNGLSKDNQHIFNKSFKTTTVRNAALTAPYFHNGAYTTLEEVLEFYNLGGAQGVGLTYEVPNQTLGSAPLNLAEEEIQDIIAFITSLNDIPKGSSN, from the coding sequence ATGAAATTTTTAGTGAAAATTTTCAAAAAACCGCTACATTTCTTAATGATATTAGGCCTTTTTGGTTTTGGCTTTATAAATCAAGACAATAATACCTATATTTCTAATGATTATAATGACTATTATAAAATTTTTATAGAATCAGAATTAAAGAAATTAGAGCAACAAATAGATATTCTTAATACGGTTGTGATAGATTTAGAGTCGTCTCAGAATTCTATAAAAGAAGTTCAAGAGCAATGCCTGAATACCAGAAAAGCCTTTAAGCGAATAGAAGGTGTTTTAACTTATTATTTTCCAGAACACATAAATGCTTACATTAACGGTGCACCTTTAGATCATGTGTCACCGTTGTCTACTAGTGCCGATTTTGAAAACGGAAACTACTATCTGGGTTCTATAGAGAATTATAAAAATTCTTTGCCTTTAGATATGTTAGAAGCAGGTCATTATAGTGGTGAAGAATTTAGCATATTAGCTCCTGTTGGTTTACAACGCATAGACGAATTGCTGTTTTCTGAAGAAGCGTTTAATTCTAAGTCCGAATTATTAAAGTTAACGGCAAAACTTAAGGTGTCTTTTGAAATACTACAAAAGACATTAATATTAAGGAAGTATTATTTTAATTTTGAAATTATTGAATTATCCAGATTAGATTTAATTAGAATATTAAGTAGAGGGATAACAGGTTTTGATACACCAGGTTCTTTAAATGGAATAGAAGAAGCTTCTGCATCTTTATATGGTTTAGAAGAAATTTTAAAACCATTAATCCATGCGAGTTCTATTCATAAGGTGTCTTTAGAAAAAACATTTAAAGACACACAAAAGTTTCTTAAAAGACATCAGGATTTTGATACACTTGATAGATTGGTTTTTATAAAATCATATTTAAATCCACTTTATAAAGAACTATTGCTTCTGCAACAAGAATTAGAGATACCAACGTCAGCAGAAAAGTATAACGAGACACCATCTTGGAATGCATTAAGTGATAATATTTTTGCTGATGATTTTTTGAATCCTTATTATTACAGCCAATTAAAAAAGAAAGAAGATAGTCCAGAATTAAGACAATTAGGAGAACGATTATTCTTTGATAAAAACTTAAGTAAAAATAATACAATAAGTTGTGCTACTTGTCATGATCCAAATCGCGCATATTCAGACGGCGAAAAAACGTCTAAATCAATCGTAGTTGGAACAAGGTTGAGTAGAAACTCGCCAACATTAATAAATTCGGTTTTTTCAGATCGATATTTTTACGATTTAAGAGCTTTTGATTTAGAAGATCAAGCTGAACATGTTATCGATAATCACTTAGAGTTTAATACCAGTATTATAGAGGTTGTAAAAAAACTAAATATCGACAAGGCCTATCAAAATCAATTTAAGGATATTTATAATTCAGAGTCCATAAATAGGTATCAATTTTCATCTGCTTTAGCATCTTACATTATCTCCTTAAGATCTTTCAATAGTGATTTTGATAAATACATACGTGGAGAAAGTACTATACTTAGCAGTAGCGCAAAAAGAGGCTTTAATTTATTTATGGGAAAAGCGAATTGCGCCACTTGCCATTTTGCACCAACTTTTAGTGGATTAGTCCCTCCATTGTTTCAAGAAAATGAAAGCGAAGTTTTAGGAGTTTTGCAAAGTCCAGGTTCTTATACCGTCGATTCCGATTCTGGACGTATAAAAAATGGTTTAAGTAAAGATAATCAGCATATTTTCAATAAATCCTTTAAAACAACTACAGTTCGTAATGCAGCATTAACTGCTCCATACTTTCATAACGGCGCCTATACTACTTTAGAGGAAGTTTTAGAATTTTATAATTTAGGTGGTGCACAAGGTGTAGGTTTAACTTATGAGGTGCCAAATCAGACGTTAGGGTCAGCCCCTTTAAATTTAGCCGAAGAAGAAATACAAGATATTATAGCTTTTATCACGTCTTTGAATGATATTCCTAAAGGCAGTTCTAACTAA
- a CDS encoding cytochrome c peroxidase, with translation MFKSISFFKVYLVVSSAFLLELFISFDFKNKEDLQDAFIQNELLKTYKVFSEMDAIAEMYQEGEVTIENLKLSVTKSRLQFKRIEFYLAYYYPEYVKKHINGAPLLRVEFENATSVLEPEGLQVIDELVYSDDSLEQGNLIYGLTKRLKSKYLTLYDRLYADPIQKDNSIDVMRLQLIRIFTLGLTGFDTPGSLNAIEEAKVSLEAMQSYFKSLYSNQPADENYKGCLTLFSTSITFLNDNNNFESFGRLHFLKNYLDPLYKELKYFQTKNLDKNLEYISAWNRDSESIFDANFLNPYSYTELTKSEDNKALKNLGEKLFYDKRISSQNNMSCASCHQPEKGFADGLSKSMSSIQGQTVLRNSPTLLNAVYADRYFYDLRAFSLEQQAEHVIFNPSEFNTGYNSILEKLKTEDNGYQKDFEHIFGKKGITRQNLSKALSSYVLSLSSFNSEFDKYARGETENISEEVKQGFNLFMGKANCATCHFAPTFSGLVPPFYNENESEILGVLNTENQPEKGVDADRGRILNGINKEEVWIYEKSFKTTTVRNTLYTAPYFHNGAYSSLEAVVEFYNQGGGAGLGLEVVNQTLPAEPLLLTEKEKANLILFMKALSDNPALKK, from the coding sequence ATGTTTAAGTCAATATCTTTTTTTAAAGTTTATCTTGTTGTGAGTAGTGCATTTTTATTAGAGTTATTTATATCATTCGATTTTAAGAATAAAGAGGATTTACAAGATGCTTTTATTCAGAATGAATTATTGAAAACCTATAAAGTTTTTTCCGAAATGGATGCTATTGCAGAAATGTATCAAGAAGGAGAAGTAACCATTGAAAATTTAAAACTGTCTGTTACTAAGTCGAGGTTACAGTTTAAAAGAATTGAGTTCTATTTAGCCTATTATTATCCTGAATATGTTAAGAAGCACATTAATGGAGCACCCTTGTTGCGTGTAGAATTTGAAAATGCAACATCGGTTTTAGAGCCAGAAGGTTTGCAGGTTATAGATGAGCTTGTATATTCAGATGATTCTTTAGAGCAAGGTAATTTGATTTATGGTCTTACTAAGCGATTAAAAAGTAAGTATTTGACCTTATACGATCGTCTTTACGCTGACCCCATACAAAAAGACAATTCCATAGATGTCATGCGTTTGCAACTGATAAGAATCTTTACTTTAGGTCTAACAGGTTTTGATACACCAGGATCTTTAAATGCTATAGAAGAAGCAAAAGTTTCTTTAGAGGCTATGCAGTCTTATTTTAAGAGTTTGTATTCAAATCAGCCAGCTGATGAAAACTATAAAGGTTGTCTAACACTTTTTAGTACATCCATTACGTTTTTAAATGATAATAATAATTTTGAAAGTTTTGGTAGACTACACTTTCTAAAAAACTATTTAGATCCTTTATATAAGGAGTTGAAATATTTTCAAACTAAAAATTTAGATAAAAATTTAGAATATATAAGCGCATGGAATAGAGATAGCGAATCAATTTTTGATGCTAACTTTTTAAATCCTTATAGTTATACCGAACTAACAAAAAGTGAAGATAACAAAGCTTTAAAAAATCTTGGGGAAAAGCTTTTTTACGATAAGCGTATTAGTAGTCAAAATAATATGAGTTGCGCGAGTTGTCATCAACCCGAAAAAGGATTTGCTGATGGACTTTCGAAATCAATGAGTAGTATTCAAGGACAAACCGTGTTAAGAAATTCTCCAACATTATTAAATGCGGTTTATGCAGATCGCTATTTTTATGATTTAAGAGCATTTTCTTTAGAACAACAAGCGGAGCACGTTATATTTAATCCTTCAGAATTTAATACTGGGTATAATTCAATTTTAGAAAAGTTGAAAACTGAAGATAATGGTTATCAAAAAGATTTTGAACATATTTTTGGAAAAAAAGGAATTACACGCCAAAATCTTTCTAAAGCTTTATCGTCGTATGTATTGTCATTAAGTTCTTTTAATAGTGAATTTGATAAATATGCAAGAGGTGAAACCGAAAACATATCAGAAGAAGTTAAGCAAGGTTTTAATTTATTCATGGGGAAAGCCAATTGTGCAACCTGTCATTTTGCGCCAACATTCTCAGGTCTTGTACCTCCATTTTATAATGAAAATGAAAGCGAAATTCTGGGTGTTTTAAATACAGAAAATCAACCTGAAAAAGGAGTAGATGCGGATAGAGGTAGAATCCTAAATGGTATCAATAAGGAGGAAGTCTGGATTTATGAAAAATCCTTTAAAACAACGACAGTAAGAAATACATTGTATACCGCTCCGTATTTTCATAATGGTGCGTATAGTTCTTTAGAAGCCGTTGTAGAATTTTACAATCAAGGCGGAGGTGCTGGTCTGGGTTTAGAAGTTGTGAATCAAACATTACCAGCTGAACCTTTACTCTTAACCGAAAAAGAAAAAGCAAATTTAATCTTGTTTATGAAGGCATTGAGTGATAATCCTGCATTAAAGAAATAA